The segment GTGTTGAGGATCATCGAAAATCGTCCGCCTCGACCACGCGCATGGTTGAGGAACAGCAGAGCGAACGTGAAGCCGAGATGGATGGCCTGGTGTTCGTAGGAACTGAAGAACAGGTACTGCGTCGACACCATGTGGTAGGCGAACATCGCCAATCCCAACACAACGATCAGACCATCCAGCACCTTGAGCCTGATATCGGTCATGGCTCTGGTTCCTTTCGAGGAACAGACGGAAAATGGGCGTTTGCGAAGTTCATGGCGAGCGGCGGCGAACGAAACCGCCACCGCCCGCAATCATGAGCTTACTTGATCACGCCAGCTTCCTTGTAGGCGCGCAGCGCACCGGGATGAATGTCCTCCGGATCCCAGCCATAGACCATGCCCTCACGCGACATCAGCTTGCCGGTCGCGTGGTAGTCGGCGAACTTGTCGAGGTTTTCCAGCAGCATCTTGGTCACTTTGTAGGCTGCATCCTCGGAAAACTCCGGCGAAACCATCCAGGCAACGCTATCCGCGAAACCTTCCATCGGCTTGTCCATGCCATCGGCAATGCCGGCCGGCACGACGATATTGGCCATCGACATGCCCGCGGCACGCGCCTTGTCGACGTTCTCCTTGCCCCATTCCAGATGGCTGACCTTGCGCCCGGACGCCAGGAATTCCGTCGTCTGCGGGCTCAGCACCATTTTCTTGCTGACCGGATCGATATAGCCACCGATCACGCCGGCATCGGCCGTGCCATCAAGCAGCGCAGCAACAGATTCCTTGGTACCGACATAGGCGATGTCGACATCGGACTCCGTCATACCATAGCCGTCATGCAGGATGGCGGCCGGCTGCAGCGCCCAGTTGATCTGCGCGCGCCGTCCAAGCGCGACCTTCTTGCCTTTCAGATCCTCGACCTTGGTGATGCCTGCATCGAGTGATGCCAGCCAGATCGTGTTCAGATTGTAGTTGGCGATCAGCTTGAGGCCTTCGTACTTCTTGTCGAACGGCCCCGTGCCGGACTTGGCCAGACCCTGCACACCGCCGCCCGAGCCGACGATCATGCTTTTCTTGAGCTCCGGCTCCTTGTCGAGCTTCTTGATGTTGAAGACAAAACCCGGGCTCTCGGTATGCGTGATGACAAAGCCGGCATTGGCCTTCTTGGAAATGTCCTCAAGCGCCGAACCAAGGACGTAGGAGCCCGATCCGAACGGAGCGCTCATCAGGCTGATGTTCAGCACGTCGTCGGCTTTCGCGGTAGTCGGCGCAAAAGCCATTCCGGCAACCACGAGCGCGCCGAAGCCGACCGCGCCGGACAGTGCAAAATTCTTGAGTTTGTTGAAGTTCTTCATTTCTTTCCTCCCCTAAGAGTTTTCCGTCCGTTGTGCCGTTTTCCGGTCTTAGACAGGACGGAATTTCGGAATGCTGTAGTCGTCGCTGATGGGATCGAAATAGGCTGTCACCCGCAAACCCACCTGCATTGCCTCCGGCTCGATTCCGGTCACTTGCGCGTACATCCGTGCGCCGCCGTCGATATCGACGAGACACATGATGACGGGCAGTTCTTCCTTCCAACCGGGATAGTTCATCGCGACTGCGCGAGAGATCGTGTAGGAGTAGACTGTCCCCTCGGGGCGCATCTCGGTCCACGGAATGTCGCGCGACCCGCACTCGATGCACCACGGCTTCGGATGGAAATTCACCGTGCCGCATTTGCTGCATTTCTGCATCATCAGCCGCCCCTCATGGGCGCCTTTCCAGAACGGTTCCGTCAGTTCGTAGATTTCGGGAAGCGGCTTGGCTGGAAGTTCGCTCATGGCTCAGGCCCCCGATCCGAGAATAATGGAAATACAGCTACGTCCGGGCCGGCCATAAGGGATGCCGCCGAAGCCGCAGACGGCGCCGATCGACGCGTTCTGCACCTGACGGTCGCCGCCCTCGCCGCGAAGCTGTGCAACACCTTCGACCAGCGGCATGAAACCACCATTGGCGCCGCCGGGTTGCCCGCCCGAAAGTTGCCCGCCGTCGGTCGACAACGGGAAATCACCATCGAAACTGAGATTGCGTTCCTCGACGAAGCGCCCGCCGTGCCCCTTTTTGCAGAACCCCCAATCCTCGATCGTCATCATCGAAATGAACGGGTAGTCGTCGTAGGGCTGGAAGAAATCGATGTTGTCATGGGTGACACCGGCCATGTTCATCGCGACCGGAGCAGATTTGGCGAAGCCCGTTTCCGTTACGTCGGGGAACACCCGCGAACCCGGATAGTGATTGTTCTGTTCGCCAAAACCCAGCAAATAAACCGGCCGGTCGGTAATCTTTTTCGCCGTTTCCGCTGACGTGACGATATAGGCCAGCCCGCCGTTCACGATCGGCACGCAATCGAACAGCCGGATCGGATCGGAAAGAATAGGCGACGCCAGATAGGCGTCGAGATCGTAGCGCTCGCGATAAATCGCACCGGGATGCAGGGACGCGTGATAGCGGTTCGAAACCGCGATCTTGCCGAGCTGCTCAGGGCTGACGTCATACTGGTGCATGTAGCGGCGCAGAACGAGCGCAAACTGCGCGGTCGCACCCATGACACCGAACGGGCCCTGGAAATCCCAGTAGACACCGCGCGTACGTTCCGGCGAAAGCGGCAACCCCGGCGCGATGGACGGCATACCGAGCGGTGTATCGGCGCCGACGATCAGTGCCCGGTCGATGACACCGGCATTGATCAGCGCGGCGGCCCGGATGAGCATGGATGTCGCCGAGGAGCCGCCCTGGTCGCCACGGATCACCGCCCGCGGCGAGATGCCAAGATTTTCCGCCGTCGCAGCCGACCAGTTGACGGTATGCGCCACTTCGGCATGGGAAACGCCCAGGCCTTGATCGTCGAAGTCGTTCTTCGACATTCCCGCCCGTTCAAGCGCGAGTTCCGCCGCCCAAGCGATGTACTCGTCGACATTCAGAACGGGTTGTCCGGGTTTCAACCGGCTATATGGAGTTCGTCCATAGCCAACGATGGCGACCTTGCCCCGCATTTGCATGCCTCCCTGAACACAAGCGGCCTTACGGCTCTTGAAAAAGCATGCGAACCCGAAGATTATTTGTCTACTTTCTATGCAGAATAGACTTTATTGATGATCTGAATAATTCAAACCGGGGAGCGGCGATGAAACTGCGCAATATGGATCTCAACCTGCTCATCATCTTCGATGCGATCTATTCCGAGCGCAGCATCTCCAAAGCCGCAATTCGCCTCAATCTGTCCCAGCCCGCCGTCTCCAACGCACTCGCCCGCCTGCGCGATACGCTGGGTGACCAGCTCTTCAAGCGCGAGGGAAGCGGCATGTCACCGACGCCGCGCGCCAAGGCCCTGCGCGAGCCCGTGCGTCACGCGCTCGACACGCTGGAACAGGGAATGCGCGGCGACGACAATTTCGACTACGCCAATTCCAAGCGGGAATTCGTGATCGCCGCAGAGGACTACGGCGAAACCGTCATTCTCCCACGCTTCCTGGACTGGCTCAGCGAGGCGGCGCCCGACATCCATATCCGCATCCGCCCGGAACCAAGCGCCGAATTGCGCAATGAGTTGATGGAGGGCACGGTCGACCTCGCGCTCGACTATTTCTCCCTCAGCGGACAGGGTTTCAAAAGCGCTTGCGCCCTGACCGAGGGACTGGTCACGCTGGCCCGCCGCGACAATCCGCTGATCGGTGATCAACTGAGCCTCGACACGTTCATGAAGCTGCATCATGTCGTAATCGCACCACGCCGCAGGTCGATGCCGATGATCGACCTCGCCCTGGCCAAGCGCGGACTCGAACGGCACATCACCCTGACCGTCCCGCATTTCATGTCGATGCCGAGCGTGGTGCAAAGCTCGAACCTGATCTGCAGCCTGCCGCGCCGCATGGCGCATATCTACGCCGACCATTTCCGGCTGCGGACATACACCGTCCCGATACACACGCCGGAATTCCCGATCTACATGATCTGGCACGAGTCCCTCGATACCGATCCGGGCCACATCTGGCTGCGTGAGCAGCTATTGGCTTTGTGCAACACGGTCTAGAGACCGGCCACCATAATTATTCACATCAGTGATATTGAACCTAATGAAAATAAATTGGACCGGGGGAAAGCTTCCTTCCTAGTCTGCTTTCGAGACAGCTCGAGAGCATGCAATGTCAGATTACCAGACCATTCTCTATGAACAGGACGGGCCCCGCGCCCGGATCACCTTCAACCGCCCTTCGGTGCTGAACGCGCTGAACAATCAGGTGTTTGAGGAAGCCCTTTCGGTATTCGA is part of the Hyphomicrobiales bacterium genome and harbors:
- a CDS encoding LysR family transcriptional regulator — translated: MKLRNMDLNLLIIFDAIYSERSISKAAIRLNLSQPAVSNALARLRDTLGDQLFKREGSGMSPTPRAKALREPVRHALDTLEQGMRGDDNFDYANSKREFVIAAEDYGETVILPRFLDWLSEAAPDIHIRIRPEPSAELRNELMEGTVDLALDYFSLSGQGFKSACALTEGLVTLARRDNPLIGDQLSLDTFMKLHHVVIAPRRRSMPMIDLALAKRGLERHITLTVPHFMSMPSVVQSSNLICSLPRRMAHIYADHFRLRTYTVPIHTPEFPIYMIWHESLDTDPGHIWLREQLLALCNTV
- a CDS encoding acetyl-CoA acetyltransferase codes for the protein MSKNDFDDQGLGVSHAEVAHTVNWSAATAENLGISPRAVIRGDQGGSSATSMLIRAAALINAGVIDRALIVGADTPLGMPSIAPGLPLSPERTRGVYWDFQGPFGVMGATAQFALVLRRYMHQYDVSPEQLGKIAVSNRYHASLHPGAIYRERYDLDAYLASPILSDPIRLFDCVPIVNGGLAYIVTSAETAKKITDRPVYLLGFGEQNNHYPGSRVFPDVTETGFAKSAPVAMNMAGVTHDNIDFFQPYDDYPFISMMTIEDWGFCKKGHGGRFVEERNLSFDGDFPLSTDGGQLSGGQPGGANGGFMPLVEGVAQLRGEGGDRQVQNASIGAVCGFGGIPYGRPGRSCISIILGSGA
- a CDS encoding TRAP transporter substrate-binding protein, coding for MKNFNKLKNFALSGAVGFGALVVAGMAFAPTTAKADDVLNISLMSAPFGSGSYVLGSALEDISKKANAGFVITHTESPGFVFNIKKLDKEPELKKSMIVGSGGGVQGLAKSGTGPFDKKYEGLKLIANYNLNTIWLASLDAGITKVEDLKGKKVALGRRAQINWALQPAAILHDGYGMTESDVDIAYVGTKESVAALLDGTADAGVIGGYIDPVSKKMVLSPQTTEFLASGRKVSHLEWGKENVDKARAAGMSMANIVVPAGIADGMDKPMEGFADSVAWMVSPEFSEDAAYKVTKMLLENLDKFADYHATGKLMSREGMVYGWDPEDIHPGALRAYKEAGVIK
- a CDS encoding acyl dehydratase, which translates into the protein MSELPAKPLPEIYELTEPFWKGAHEGRLMMQKCSKCGTVNFHPKPWCIECGSRDIPWTEMRPEGTVYSYTISRAVAMNYPGWKEELPVIMCLVDIDGGARMYAQVTGIEPEAMQVGLRVTAYFDPISDDYSIPKFRPV